In the genome of Daucus carota subsp. sativus chromosome 9, DH1 v3.0, whole genome shotgun sequence, the window TTATTACGctcactatcttcccctactatctcatgttttacaataaaaactactGTTAAACCCACTAATTTCCTccattatctcaaatctattattaaatattgataggtcccaccactttacccacttttcatctaactttactcatttattatgcattgtcttggtctccgtgtcatCCTCCAATGTAAggaattgagggggacggagggagtataaataaacatattacacgttatttaagaaaatattaatttttaaggaaaattttagtttgaaagtgattattattatttttaaataaagaaaatgacTATTATTAAAATTGCATACTTaaaggggtgtattggattgagattttaatgcatttttttgcattgatGAAATCCGTGGGTAtttgattgggattgtttaaaatccattaaaattttgaggtatttaatttggattttaaattatgttacaaaatctggtcatattcaattaggatttaaattatgctttaaaatccgatggtattcaattgtgattgtttaaaattcattaaaatctgatggtattccaatgctgatggatttttttggatttcataaaaagaACGATTTTGTagtcttcagtgtattttaagttttttaaaatcccaccaaaatcaataagattttgaagtattgtgcttaaatcctatcaactctgcgacatttaattaagaatccgcacaaaatcaaaatcagatacaatCCACTAAAATCCGATGagtaaaaacaatccattaaaatcctaaTCGAATACACCCTGTTCGTTAATGTACATAACGATAATATACATCAATTTAAAGAGaacatatctgactaaataaaatttgagtttgagaaggaaagagatgTTGACAGGTGATATGTACTATGTAGACCCGTTTGATACTGAcgttaaatatttgtttaaaaatagatgaaaaatttaataaatttataaataatttttttgaatgatAGTTTTCAGCCAAAAACTGCTTTTAAAAGCAGGTccatactttaaaaaaaaattattttctaaccTTTACCGGAAGTCAGCCATAAGTTTCATTATCAAACTTGaccaaaaacattatatttttatattaatactcAAATATCTAATATCTACGGCAACACTTTTTccatgaaatatttttaaaaacacaaCAGTTTTTAATATCACTCTTAAATAGATTCTTAATTCTTATATTAACTCCATTTTGTGTAATTAGAATTAGATAAAATTAAAGAATGGCtatttttaaaacattaaaaataagtaattatatGTTGTACCGAATTTCAAGATAATAGatgtatttaaataattttactaATAGTGTCATAGTGATTCGATTCCGTGTGATAAGCGTGGTGCGATGAAGGGTTCAGATCGTCATTCTAGAAATTTCAAACAAGGTTGCTACATCTCACTTTCATTACACTCGCTAATTATTTTAAGTCAGCAGGGTACCTCTCCAATAACTTTTCATTGCATGTTCGAAGACTTTTGCACGTTGGCTTTGCATTCTTAAATTGCTTCCATTTCCGTTCTCAACGTTGTCTAGTTTAGTTATCGCAAAAATGTCCTGACACGAGCATGGCTACCGAAGTACTATCTTTCAGCTCTGTCAGGAAAGCTCAAGTTGTCAGGTCTCAATAAGGTATGCGTCTGAAACCTATAAATCTTAGCTTTGATTCTTATTTAAACTGTTCTTTTTATTCGGTCAGGGTTAAGTTTTATTGTTAAACCTCGATCAAGTAGAATGATGATAGTGTATTTTAACTCTCGATAAGGTAATATACTTATTTCCTTCAGAacgattttatattttaaagagtttTATCTTGCCGGAAaatttgtctagttttgttaaCTGTTTTTGCCTGCTTCAATTCTATCTTGCTGCCGTGTTTACTCATTTGGTTTGCACCGTTGAGAACCGGTCTAACTAAAACCTTAAAACTTTAAGATATTAGAGAAAGTCCACAAACtgatcttatgctatatttcaacatGCATAAAGTGTAAGAATTGGTTCAAATCTGGGCATTCTCATAGCGGAAAATTTTAATCTTGCAGAACTACCGTTCTCTGATAATATATTGGTTCAAATCTGGGCACTCTCAtagcagattttttttttcttctgaattttCCGGTACTTTCATCTTCACAACCTTCAGATTCGAATTAAGAAGGTAACTTGTATGCTTATAATTTCTGTTTTTCTCAATCTTTACTGAACTACacaaattttttgattatttgaagATTACTAACTGTTATTCTGCTGTAAATAGAGCGCCCGATTCTTCTTTTCTCTAACATTATTGAAAAAATTGTTTCGTGTAGTTCCAATGAAGATGTACAACTTAACCTGTTACTATCCTCACAAACACCTTCCTCGCGGGTGGATGATTGAGAGCCGGATGGAAGTAAGCTTCTCACTACCGACACCTTATTATTTACCTTTTGATCTTGACTCTAATAGGTGTTATTTGGCCAGGGCGCAACAATCGCTGAATTGCCAGATATAGTCCTGTTTACTGGTTTCATGTTTGCGATTTTGTGCTTCTACAACAAATGCCGGTCTCTCTTTACGGGTTTCTTGATTAAGGAGCTTGACAACTTGACTGAGAAGATCAAAAACCTGGTGGAAAAGATATGGATTAAGGTGGGTTTTTATTTTGCTCTATGAGTATCTGTGACTTTACATTTTACTGTTACGGCCTTGGTTTGTAAATCTAGCGCGCAATATTGTATTGTGATTGTGTTTGGTTGCCTCTTGTTCTAGTTAATTGAGACTTCGTTAGTGGTGCTAGTGAAAGAACATGTAAGAATATAAAAATCATCGATATGGAAGCCTAATATGCTTGATTCTCTTCAATTCCAACTGTTATGATTATAAGATTCTTCAGTTGTGTCTTCATATATGCTAGATGCGTGTTCATACATGCTAGATGCAAGTTGAGATATTGGTCTTGAGTTTAGTGAGTTTTTATCCACTGATGTAGCCAATTGATCACTTGCAGTACATGTCAAACCTAGTTCTATTCAGCAGTGTAGAGAGAGAATATTGAGAAGAAAACTCAGAGAACATATATTGCATAAAAGGTGTGTTACAGAACGTGGAAAGaaagtctatatatacacaaactACAACTAACTTTCTAACTAATTATGAGCTGTACATGAGCTGTGTAATGCTATACATGAGCTGCTGCATGTATGCAGAATAAATAGATTCTATGTTATGTCAACACCCCCCCTCAAGTTGGAGGTGGAGACACCCAACTTGGACATGATTGCCTGATGTTGAACACCATTCAAGGCTTTAGTGAACACATCTGCTAATTGTAATTGTGTTGGAACATAAGACAATGAGATAAGGCCTGAACTGAGTTTTTCACGAACAAAATGGCAGTCGAGGTCGATGTGCTTTGTTCGCTCGTGGAAGACTGGGTTCTTAGCAATGTAAATCGCAGCTTGGCTATCACACTTTACTGGTATGGGAACGACATCTGGAACAGTAAGCTCAGATAACAGCCGTGACAGCCATGCAAGTTCTGCTGTAATACGTCGAATGGATCggtattcagcctcagctgaAGATAAGGACACTGTGTGTTGTTTCTTGGATTTCCAAGATATGATACTATCACCTAGCATTACTACAAAGCCACTGACTGATTTTCGAGTGTGAGGGCAAGCAGCCCAGTCGGCATCACAGTAAGCTGTTAGACTAAATTGTGGTTTAGAGTGGTAAAACAACCCTTGAGAAGGTGTTAGCTTGAGATAACGTAAAACATGTATAGCAGCATCCCAGTGAGGAGTACGAGGTGCACTCATGAACTGGCTCAGGTGTTGAACAGCAAAAGAAATATCAGGACGAGTATTTGTAAGGAAATTTAGTTTGCCAACTAATTTCCTATACAATGAACAATCATGAACTGGTTCACCTTGGTCATGAAGAAGTTTGATAGTGGGATCTAGAGGACTAACTGCAGGAGGAGAATTAAGACAATCAAACTCTGTTAACAAGTCATTAGTAAACTTGTTTTGTGAAATGATCATGCCGTCTGAAGTTGCTTGAAATTCAAGACCTAGAAAGTAACTCAAGTTGCCAAGATCCTTGATCTTGAAAGTGTCATTGAGAAAAGTCTTAACTGAATTTATCTCATGTAAATCATCACCAACCAGGAGAATGTCATCGACATAAACTGCTAAGAAAACAATGCTGGAATTTGTTTTCTTGTAGAACAAAGAGTAATCATTTTTGGAGTATGAATATCCCCGAGACAGAAGAGCACAACAGAGTTTGTGATTCCAATTTCTGGAAGCTTGGCGAAGTCCGTATAGAGATTTAAGCAGCTTGCAAACAAGTGAGGGATCATCAACTACCAACCCAGGAGGCAATTGCATATAAACATCTTCAAACAAATCGCCATGTAGGAAGGCATTATTGACATCCAGCTGAAACATCTGCCATTTTTTCTTGACAGCAGTAGCAACAAGAGTACGAATGGTTGTCATTTTAACAACCGGAGAGAAAGTTTCAGTGAAGTCAATTCCAGCTTTCTGAGTAAAACCTTTAACAACTAAACGTGCTTTATAACGTTCAATTGAACCATCTGCATGATGCTTAACTTTGAAAACCCAACGACATGAAATGGCCTTTTTGCCAGGAGGTAAAGGTACTAATTTCCAAGTATTATTAGCCTCTAAAGCAGAAAATTCAGCAGCCACAGCCTGTTGCCATTCTGGATATATCATTGCCTCAGCAAAAGAGGAAGGTTCTGCAACTGGTGTTTGTAGAGACATAGGAGTAGCACAACAGATGATATTTGAAGGTGAGGGATTTTCAAGGCTGAGACATTGAGATGTAATGGTGCATGAGCAGAGAGACTCTGAACAAGCATTATGCACAGAGTGTACATAATCTGTGAGGTAAGTTGGGACCTTTGAAGCTCTTGTAGACTTCCTAATAGGTTGTAAATTTTCAACAGCTGAATTTGGAACTGTAGACTCAGATGACTGTGTATCAGTGAAAATCTCAGAAGACTGTGTATCAGTGAAAGGAATGGAACAGTGCACTGGAGACTGTGATAAAGTGTGAGACTGTGATGGCACAGAGGACTGTGATGGGGACAGGTGAGAATGAGTGGGTGGAATAGATGTATCAGCAACAGGTATGGGGAAATATGAAGGAGAATTAACATCTACATAAGGAAAGTGATTTTCATAGAAAATTGCATCTCTAGATATGAGGACCTGTTTAGTTTCAAGACTATAAAACTTGTATGCCTTCTTTCCTTGTGGGTAGCCAAGAAACACACAAGCTATAGCACGAGCTGTAAATTTGTCTCTATGAGGTTTGGGAGTAGTGACTAGGCTAAGACATCCAAAAGGCTTTAAGTGTGAGTAACTTGGTTTGACCTTGAGTAAAGCTTCATATGGAGACAGATTATTTAATATTCTAGAGGGAAACAAATTGATCAGGTAAGTTGCAGTAAGAATGCAGTCCCCCCAGAATTTAATAGGTAAGTGAGATTGAAATAATAGTGCTCTTGCTGTTTCAAGCAAGTGTTTGTGCTTTCTTTCCACAACCCCATTCTGTTGTGGTGTGAAAGCACAAGAGGTTTGATGAAGAATGCCTTTTGACTGAAAGAATTCAATAGCAGAGTTGCTTAAGCCAATCTCTAAAGCATTATCAGAACGTACAGATTGTACAGATATTTTGAATTGATTTTCAACTAAGATGATATAGGACTTTAGAAAATCAAATGCAGAACTTTTGTTAGTGAGCAAAAAAGTCCATGTAGCTCTGGAAAAATCATCCACTATTGTGAGGAAGTACTTAAAGTTGTTGTAAGTAGGGACTTTGTAGGGACCCCATACATCAACATGAATTAATTGAAATGGACTAGAGCTAAAAGTAGTACTGATGGGAAATGGAAGTCTTTGCTGTCTAGCTTTAGCACACACAAGACAGGGTACATCAGTCATAGAATCAACATTACACAAATGTAATGATTTGAGTTTATCAAAAGGCAAATGCCCAAGTCTAGAATGCCATTTCAGACACTCTTTATTACAACTAGTAACAGTAGTACTAGCATTTGCAGAAACAGGAAAAGAAATGCTGGAAGGGGAACTTGAGTATGAAAGTAGATAAAGGCCTTTAAAAGCTTTACCAATTTCCAGTGGTCTCTTCTGTGAAGAGGCCTGCAAATAACAAGAGTCATTAGTGAATTGTAATGAACAATTCAATTGACTTGTTAATTTGCTGACAGAGAGAAGATTAAACTGGAAAAGAGGCACATAAAGAACATTTTGGAGGGTAATGTCATGAGAAATAGGAACACTACCAGCAGAAGTAATGTGTAAAATATGACCATTTGGCAGAGAAATAGTCAATGGTTTAGACAGAATAGCAAGTGAACTAAACAAGTGTTGTTGAGAACACATGTGATCATTGGCACCACTGTCAATGATCCATGTGACTGAGTTTGACTGTGACATGCAGGTAATAATGGAGTCTGGACAAAGTGAATTACCAGCAAAATTGGCACAAGAAGGCTGTTCTGTAGGCTGAGTAGACTTTAGGAGATTGAGCAGCTGTGAATACATTTCAGCAGTGAGAACTGGAGCTTGAGCTTGAGTGCTGGTAACAGATTCTGTGTTGGCAATAGAATCAGTTTGAACAGCATCTACATTGGCAGCAATTTTCCTTGTAGATTTTGTGAACTTAAAATCAGGAGGAAATCCATGAAGCTTGTAGCATTTGTCAATTGTGTGTCCTGACTTTTTGCAATAGTTGCAGGTGAGAGTGGATTTCTTGAATTGGCCTTGTGGAGCCTGAGATGAAAATCCAGAGGACCTTGAATTGACATGAAGTGAAGCAGAATCTGTTATCAGATTGTGAGAAGATCGGATTTCACGTTGAGCCTCTTCTTGGAGCAGGAGATTATATACTTGACTGATTGATGGTAGAGGATTAGTCATCAGGATAGAACCTCTTATGACATTATAAGAATCATTTAAGCCCATGAGAAACGAAATCACTCGTTGATTCTGATGGAGAGTAGCATTTTTGGCTGCAGCATCACAAGTACAAATAGCAGTGAGACATAATGAATCAACATCATCCCAGAGAACCTTCTTCTTTGTGAAATAATCAGCAATTGTGCTATTTCCTTGATGCAGTTCACTGAGATCCTTTTGTAGAGCAAACAATTGTGTGCCATTGGAGACATTGTATCTCGCTTCAAGTTCTTTCCACATTTGACAAGCAGAATCAGCATGAATAACACTACGAGCAATGCTCTTGGATAAAGCACCAAGAATCCATGAGATAACCATATCATTACAACGATGCCAGCTAGTATGAGAAGGATCAGAGGGATCTGGTTGTGGAATACGTCCATCAACAAACCCTAATTTATTACGAGCAGATAGGGCAATTCTCATGGAACGTTTCCAGGTGATAAAATCAGTTCCATCAAAACAATCACTCACAAGTTTCATTCCAGGACTGTCTGATGATTGCAAATGCAGTGGATTATCTTGAAGATGAGTAGATGAATTATGTTCGGAATCATGAGTGTTTGAAGAAGTCATGATGATAACAATTGTGAACAAACAGAAACTCAACAATTTCAACACAAACTCAACGAATTCAACAAAAAACTCAACGAATTTCAACAAACTCAACACAGAACAGAGAATTCTTGAAGAAATGGCGATGAATATGTACAGTAACAGAGAGAAGATAATATGTATATACAGTAACGAAACATATATGAGAAGGTAACGAAATCACCGGAGAAGATGATCGGAAAATGATCGGAAAGTGCAGCGGAGGAGAAGATCGGAGCGTCGAtttcgctctgataccatgtcaaaCCTAGTTCTATTCAGCAGTGTAGAGAGAGAATATTGAGAAGAAAACTCAGAGAACATATATTGCATAAAAGGTGTGTTACAGAACGTGGAAAGaaagtctatatatacacaaactACAACTAACTTTCTAACTAATTATGAGCTGTACATGAGCTGTGTAATGCTATACATGAGCTGCTGCATGTATGCAGAATAAATAGATTCTATGTTATGTCAACAGTACATTTTTACCATAGTACATAACAATTTAATGTAGTTTAATATGCAGAAAAATTGTTGACAAATGAAATTTTCCCTTTCAAGTTGGTTCTCCTTTCTCAAGGAATGTGATATAAATTTGTTTCATCAAAATTGGTTCTCTGTCttaaatacaatatattttgatttgatttttttttttcagctcAAGGAAAACAAGATCGAGTATTTGGGAGCTGTATTTCAGATACTAAACATAGCTTTTTCATCCTCTCTTTTAAGGGATGCACAGAGATGGAAATCTTACTTCATAGCAGGCATAGCGATATTTGCTTTTCTCTGTTACTGTGTTGAGGTCTCTGTGGAACTGAGGAGACTTGAAGTTACCAGAACATATATCCGTCCCGAGAGGATGAACAACATAGTAGTTTGGTTTTTCACTAAACAGCGTGTTTTGCAGTGCCTCGTTCCTCTAGTAACCTGTGTTTATAGAAGCCATCACATGGAAGATACTCGGGAAAGTGTTTCATATATAATTCCCATGTCCGTTTATGTTGTAGGTCAGCTGGCATTCATGTATGCTCGTGATCGATACCATTTCTATGCAGCCAACTGACAACATTTCGCACAAAGGGAAAGGAATATCTGAGGAAGACAAACGTGTCGTTGCCAAGAAGTTGCAGATGCAAATGTAGTGAAAGGGCACAGAGACATGGAGAAGAACTCTGCTCCGGCACTGACAGGAGTGCCTGAGTCAGCTTGTCGACGCAAGGACATGTAATTCATATATCATTGTTGTACTCTATAATTGTTGGATCAAATTTGAGTTGTTTGTATAACATGAAATCCATCTCAATTAGTTGAGATATATTGGCAATGagttttctgtttttttaatatacaatTCAAGTATGGTTCTTGTCTTTTACTGTGTCGAGGTCTTTGTTGAACTGAAGAGAGCTGGAGTTACCAGAACAAATTTCTATCCTAAGAGGATGAACAATATAGCAGTTTGGTTTTTGACTGAAAGGCATGCTCTGCAGTTCCTCTATACTCTACTAACATGTGTTTATAAAATCTATCACGAGGAATATACTTGGGAAGGTGTTTCATTTAGCATAGAAATATTCATTCGTGTAGCAGGACAGCTGACATTCCTGTATGCTCGTGATCTATATTATTTCTATGCAACCAATTGATAACATTCGGCCCGAAGGGAATGAATTATTTGTGGAAGACAAAGATGTCGTTGCCGAGGAAGTTGCAGTCTTGCAGATGCAAATGTAGTGAAGGGGAAGAGAAAGCTAAGTTGATCACAATTATACACAGACTGTACTACAGTGCTAAAGGAAGGATCTCAGAAACAAGAAAGCTAGCTCTGATTGATAGCTCAAATCCAACTCCCTGCACGGGGGAGGGGACAATCATATCAACATAGATGTGCGCAGATGGAGAACCACTTTCAAAAGAACAACAAGAACTTGGAATATTAGAGAAACAACTTTAGAAGAAAGTTTAAAAGTGTCGGCCAGAAGTTTGAACACAGCACATTCATTGTTATGAACCTAAAGATTGCTGTCACAGGGCATTTCTTAGCAAAAAATCAATGGACTCAAGTTTAGAGCTTTAACTGCTGAATGAAAGAATATGAAACTTGAATTCCAGAAGAAAGCAGAAGCAACTCAAAGTTAAACTTAGTTGAGGTTGTCTAATTTTCGTTACTATATGTAGAGGAGGGGGCAGTGTACGCCATCCAGTTCCAACTTATACAATAGCTTGTAAATTATCTTTAGCAATCTAATGTTCATTTATGTCATCTGGTATTGCTACTCAATCATGAGGCTCAGAGGTTCAAAGACTCAAACCACCACTTAATTTATATAAACTATTCATTAACTTTTTAAcaatatattctaaattttaaaaaatgaacaaTTGCATAGAAAAGTACAAAAGCAGTCGTCTATAAACTTTTAGCCAACTTTACAATAGTCTGCAGTTCATACAATGACTGGTTGTATAAAAAAACTACAGCAGTAAGCTTACAAACTTTGCTGAATTCTCACATGTGCAGGCCATGGTTCAGCACAACAATTCACTACATAATTACACAGAATTGATATATGCAACATTTATAAAAGGACACATAAACACATAATTCTATTTACGAAACAGACAAGTTCTTATAAATTCAACCACTTACTTATTAAGAACCACTCTCTTCTGCCTTTTTCCAGCCGATGATCTTAAATCATCTGTGGAGATGTAGTTAATCCAGCACAATATACGAAAAGAAGAATGGTATTGATGAGGACAAGCTTCATATGTTTCCATATGCAATCCATCAAGTTTACAGTTACGGATCCTCttacacaatttttttatgcTAGCAGTAGATCCGGCAATGTACACAACGCAAGACTTTAGTGTTTGGGTTTGGACTTCTGTGTACAAGAGAAGGTACACCAACACCAAAGGACACGAAAATACATGAAATATAGAtacatgtatgtgtgtatgtatatatacatcgATTTCttattatatgtttattgtAAAAGATCATAATCTTATAGGATAAAGAACGAGCAGAATTTTGA includes:
- the LOC135149717 gene encoding uncharacterized protein LOC135149717 isoform X1 encodes the protein MKMYNLTCYYPHKHLPRGWMIESRMEGATIAELPDIVLFTGFMFAILCFYNKCRSLFTGFLIKELDNLTEKIKNLVEKIWIKLKENKIEYLGAVFQILNIAFSSSLLRDAQRWKSYFIAGIAIFAFLCYCVEVSVELRRLEVTRTYIRPERMNNIVVWFFTKQRVLQCLVPLVTCVYRSHHMEDTRESVSYIIPMSVYVVGQLAFMYARDRYHFYAAN
- the LOC135149717 gene encoding uncharacterized protein LOC135149717 isoform X2; its protein translation is MKMYNLTCYYPHKHLPRGWMIESRMEGATIAELPDIVLFTGFMFAILCFYNKCRSLFTGFLIKELDNLTEKIKNLVEKIWIKVSWHSCMLVIDTISMQPTDNISHKGKGISEEDKRVVAKKLQMQM